GCAGATCAACGACTTCGCCTCCCGCGCCACGAAGCCGGCGATCGGCGGGATGGACGCAACGTGCCAGGATGCGCTCTCGGAAGCCAGGAAGCTCATCTTCGAAGCGAAGAAGCCGGCCGCCATCGTCTCGGCACATGCCTCCAACGAGGAGCTGGAAGCCTTCAAGAAGACGCTCGGCTCCCGCGTGGAAGTGTATGTCCGGAAGGACTACGAGCCGGCGGCAGGTGAGGTGGTGGAGGACGAGCTCCTCATCAAGGCTGACAAGAACCCGAACAGCACGAAGGTGGAGGAGCTCTTCGGGAAGGAAAGCTTCTCCGCAGCCGCAGGTCACGACCTTGTGCTGGTGTGGGGTGACAACGTCGAGTACTCCGCCCTCTCGGGCGCCAAGATCATTCATCTCGCCACCCAGAAGCCGAACGGGAACCCGGACGTCCTGATCCCCATCTCCACCCAGTTCGAGCGCAAGGGGAGCTATACCAATTTCGAGGGCAAGGTAAACCGTTTCGAACAGGTGTTCGATAAGCCCGAGCTGGTGCTCCATGCCAGCGACGTGTTTGGGAGACTGTAGCGCTATGACTCAGGACCTTATCGTTTACTTGGCATTCATGGGATACGCCATCGCCTTCATGGTCGGCCTGGCAACCGTCTTCACCTGGGTGGAGAGGAAGCAGTCCGCCATCATGGCAGACCGTATCGGCGCAAACCGCGCCTACATCCGTATCCCCTTCACCGACATCAAGCTCACGGCCATGGGGCTTTTCCACGGGATCGCGGACGGCACGAAGATGCTCCTGAAGGAGAACTTCACCCCGTCGACCTACGACCTCCTCTGCTACAACCTGGCCCCGTGGCTGGCGGCGGTCCCGGTCCTCCTGGTCTTCTCCATCGTCCCCTTCGGCGGGACGTTGATGCCGGGGCACCTCTTGGACATCCAGTTCCTGAGGGACTTCTTCGGTGACCGCTCCTACGCCATGCAGGTGGCGCACCTCGATGCAGGTGTCCTCATCATGCTGTCGATCTCCGGCATCGGGATCCTCGGCATCATGCTCGCCGGCTGGTCCTCCAACAACAAGTTCTCCCTCTTGGGCGCCGGCCGCGCCGCCTCCCAGATGATCTCCTACGAGGTCGCCATGGGGCTCGCGCTGATCTCGCTGGTGGTGACCTTCGGGACGCTGGACATCAGCCAGATGGTGCGGGCGCAGAGCGAGACGATCGGCGGCATCCTCCCTGCCTGGGGGGTATTCAAGCAGCCGCTGGCCGCCCTTCTCTTCCTCACCGCGGCGATCGCGGAGAACAAGAGGGTGCCGTTCGACATGCCCGAGTGCGAGTCGGAGCTCGTCTCCGGTTACTTCACCGAGTACACCGCCATGAAGATGGGTCTCTTCATGCTCTCCGAGTTCATCACCATCGTTGTGGCCTCGGCCCTCATGGTGACCCTCTTCCTCGGTGGCTGTAACCTGCCGTACATGAACGACGCCGGCTTCCTCCTCCC
The DNA window shown above is from Geomonas sp. RF6 and carries:
- a CDS encoding complex I subunit 1/NuoH family protein; the encoded protein is MTQDLIVYLAFMGYAIAFMVGLATVFTWVERKQSAIMADRIGANRAYIRIPFTDIKLTAMGLFHGIADGTKMLLKENFTPSTYDLLCYNLAPWLAAVPVLLVFSIVPFGGTLMPGHLLDIQFLRDFFGDRSYAMQVAHLDAGVLIMLSISGIGILGIMLAGWSSNNKFSLLGAGRAASQMISYEVAMGLALISLVVTFGTLDISQMVRAQSETIGGILPAWGVFKQPLAALLFLTAAIAENKRVPFDMPECESELVSGYFTEYTAMKMGLFMLSEFITIVVASALMVTLFLGGCNLPYMNDAGFLLPGGTQIALPHLVVVVVQMVTFLVKVFLTGCFMVQIRWSLPRFRYDQLLAFGWKLLLPLAAANLIVTAIVRWFTLT